The proteins below come from a single Mycobacterium parmense genomic window:
- a CDS encoding fatty acyl-AMP ligase has product MSKFTETMYGTAQSSCNGLVTGEPNCPVRHTWGEVHERARCIAGGLAAAGVDRGDAVAVLAGAPAEIAPTGQGVWMRGASLTMLHQPTARTDLVRWAEETTAVVKMIGAETVVISDPFMAAAPLLSQLGMRVLTIERLLGSRPVNPVDTDDDDIALLQLTSGSTGSPKAVRITHRNVVANAEAMFVGAKVDIDTDVIVSWLPLFHDMGMTGFLIVPMFFGAELVKVTPIDFLRDILLWAKLIDKYKGTMTAAPNFAYTLLAKRLRKLAEPGKFDLSSLRWALSGSEQVEPADVEYLCEAGRPFGLRPEAILPAYGMAEATVAVSFSECGAGLLIDEVDADLLALLHRAVPATKGKTRRLATLGRLLDGLEARVVGEDGSILSARTVGVIEVRGEPVTLGYETMAGFVTAQDAQGWYDTGDLGYLTEAGRIVVCGRVKDVIIMAGRNIYPTDIERAAARVAGVRAGGAVAVRLQAGHSRETFAVAVESNEWQDAAEVRRIEQQVAHEVVSEVDVRPRNVVVLEPGTIPKTPSGKLRRAHTLALIG; this is encoded by the coding sequence TTGAGTAAGTTCACCGAAACCATGTACGGCACCGCGCAGTCCAGTTGCAACGGGCTGGTCACCGGGGAGCCGAACTGCCCGGTCCGGCATACCTGGGGCGAGGTGCACGAGCGGGCCCGTTGCATCGCGGGTGGCTTGGCCGCCGCCGGGGTCGATCGCGGCGATGCCGTGGCGGTGCTGGCCGGTGCCCCAGCCGAGATTGCGCCCACAGGTCAGGGCGTGTGGATGCGCGGTGCCAGCCTCACCATGCTCCACCAGCCCACCGCCCGCACCGATCTTGTGCGCTGGGCCGAGGAGACCACCGCGGTCGTCAAGATGATCGGCGCCGAAACGGTCGTCATCTCGGATCCGTTCATGGCCGCGGCGCCGTTGCTGTCCCAGCTGGGTATGCGGGTGCTGACCATCGAGCGGCTGCTTGGCAGCCGCCCGGTCAATCCGGTCGACACCGACGACGACGACATCGCGTTGCTGCAATTGACGTCGGGTTCCACCGGATCGCCCAAGGCCGTGCGGATCACCCACCGCAATGTCGTTGCAAACGCCGAGGCGATGTTCGTCGGCGCAAAGGTCGACATCGACACCGACGTGATCGTGAGCTGGCTGCCGCTCTTCCACGACATGGGAATGACCGGCTTCTTAATCGTGCCAATGTTTTTCGGTGCCGAATTGGTCAAGGTCACCCCGATCGACTTCCTGCGCGACATCCTGCTGTGGGCCAAGCTGATCGACAAGTACAAGGGCACCATGACCGCGGCGCCGAACTTCGCCTACACACTGCTCGCCAAACGCCTCCGCAAGCTGGCCGAACCGGGCAAGTTCGACTTGTCCAGCCTGCGATGGGCGCTGTCCGGTTCCGAACAGGTCGAACCGGCCGACGTCGAATACCTCTGTGAAGCGGGGCGACCGTTCGGGTTGCGTCCCGAGGCGATCCTGCCCGCCTACGGAATGGCCGAGGCCACCGTCGCGGTGTCGTTCTCTGAGTGCGGCGCGGGCCTGTTGATCGACGAGGTCGACGCCGACCTGCTGGCGCTGCTGCACCGAGCCGTCCCCGCGACCAAGGGCAAGACCCGGCGGCTGGCCACACTCGGACGCCTCCTCGATGGGCTGGAGGCGCGCGTCGTCGGCGAAGACGGCAGCATCCTTTCGGCCCGCACCGTCGGGGTTATCGAGGTGCGTGGAGAACCGGTGACGCTGGGTTACGAGACGATGGCCGGTTTCGTCACGGCGCAGGACGCACAGGGCTGGTACGACACCGGCGATCTGGGCTATCTCACCGAGGCGGGCCGCATCGTCGTGTGCGGCCGGGTCAAGGACGTGATCATCATGGCCGGGCGAAACATTTACCCGACCGACATCGAGCGCGCCGCCGCGCGTGTCGCCGGCGTGCGGGCCGGCGGTGCCGTCGCAGTGCGCCTGCAAGCAGGTCACTCCCGCGAGACGTTCGCGGTCGCTGTGGAGTCCAACGAATGGCAAGACGCGGCCGAGGTGCGTCGCATCGAGCAACAAGTGGCACACGAGGTGGTCAGCGAGGTCGATGTCCGGCCACGCAACGTCGTGGTGCTCGAGCCCGGAACGATCCCGAAGACACCGTCGGGCAAGCTGCGGCGCGCCCATACGTTGGCGCTCATCGGCTGA
- a CDS encoding GAF and ANTAR domain-containing protein, which yields MADFDAQPNRMVPPVPKLSPTQREADEAELYAGLRGVAGIVAGGRVVIDILRDVAEFAAQAIPGADGVGVALIDPEHGISSIHTWAATAVIVHDIDTVQYGELHEGPCITCMESKRPTVSGSLGSDIRWPHFGGRVARMRMHSALALPLIVGDQVIGSINAYAATRDAFADHAVQLGSQFAKSAAVSVYNAQLLAVAHERTLRLQRALDSRSVIDQAIGIIRSRSGAGADEAFERLAHISQTENVKLHIVAERLVEEAARRARARHR from the coding sequence TTGGCCGACTTCGACGCCCAACCCAACCGCATGGTGCCGCCAGTACCGAAACTCTCCCCCACTCAGCGGGAGGCGGACGAGGCCGAGCTCTACGCGGGGCTGCGCGGAGTGGCCGGGATTGTGGCCGGTGGCCGTGTGGTGATCGACATCCTCCGGGACGTGGCGGAGTTCGCCGCGCAGGCGATTCCGGGCGCCGACGGTGTCGGCGTCGCGTTGATCGATCCGGAGCACGGTATATCCAGCATCCACACCTGGGCGGCGACGGCGGTGATCGTGCACGACATCGACACGGTGCAATACGGCGAACTGCACGAGGGCCCGTGCATCACCTGCATGGAGTCCAAACGCCCCACCGTGAGCGGATCGCTGGGCAGTGACATCCGTTGGCCGCACTTCGGTGGGCGGGTGGCCCGCATGCGCATGCACTCCGCGTTAGCGTTGCCGCTGATCGTCGGCGACCAGGTGATCGGTTCGATCAACGCCTACGCGGCAACCCGCGACGCGTTCGCCGATCACGCGGTCCAGTTAGGGTCGCAATTCGCCAAATCCGCAGCCGTTTCGGTGTACAACGCCCAGCTGCTGGCCGTGGCGCATGAACGGACACTGCGATTGCAGCGCGCTTTGGACAGCCGGTCGGTGATCGATCAGGCGATCGGCATCATCCGTAGCCGATCGGGCGCGGGTGCGGACGAAGCGTTCGAACGACTGGCCCACATCAGCCAGACCGAAAACGTCAAACTCCACATCGTCGCCGAACGGCTGGTCGAGGAGGCCGCGCGGCGCGCCCGGGCGCGCCATCGCTGA
- a CDS encoding GAF and ANTAR domain-containing protein produces the protein MTGAPRETRVLDAVVSIVDSLLDDFDVVDLLTGLTERCADLLDIEAAGFLLADPLNQLRLLAATSEQARELELFQLQADEGPCVDCYASGQPVSVADVQGAVARWPRFVPAAIDAGFASVHAVPMRAAGIVLGALGLFGTRRGELSEADLLVGQTLTHIASVAILQERPPTPSTVLPQLRSVLTGRVVVEQAKGLLRQMLDVSVQDAFKLLRTYARANGEHMTDVARRLMTDRYSRLLIVAELDELRAGPQ, from the coding sequence GTGACTGGGGCTCCTCGTGAAACGCGTGTGCTGGACGCTGTCGTATCGATCGTCGACAGCCTGCTCGACGACTTCGATGTGGTCGACCTGCTGACCGGCCTGACAGAGCGTTGTGCTGACTTGCTAGACATCGAAGCCGCGGGTTTTCTGCTGGCCGACCCGCTGAACCAGCTCCGCCTGCTGGCCGCCACCTCGGAGCAGGCCCGCGAGCTGGAGCTGTTCCAGCTGCAGGCCGACGAGGGCCCATGCGTGGACTGCTATGCCAGCGGTCAACCGGTGTCCGTCGCCGACGTGCAGGGAGCGGTGGCGCGGTGGCCACGGTTCGTTCCGGCCGCGATCGACGCCGGCTTCGCGTCGGTGCACGCGGTGCCGATGCGGGCCGCCGGCATCGTGTTGGGCGCGCTCGGCTTGTTCGGCACCCGCCGCGGCGAACTCAGCGAGGCCGACCTTCTGGTGGGGCAAACCCTCACTCACATCGCATCCGTGGCGATCCTGCAGGAACGCCCGCCCACACCGTCGACCGTGCTCCCGCAACTGCGCTCGGTACTGACCGGTCGCGTCGTTGTCGAGCAGGCCAAGGGCCTGCTTCGTCAAATGCTGGATGTCTCCGTGCAGGATGCCTTCAAGCTGTTGCGGACCTATGCACGCGCCAACGGCGAGCATATGACGGACGTTGCCCGCAGGTTGATGACAGATCGGTACTCGCGGCTGCTCATCGTGGCCGAGTTAGACGAACTCCGCGCCGGGCCACAGTAG
- a CDS encoding GAF and ANTAR domain-containing protein, translated as MAIPEQLRAAVQGRRGVDAADRLCEACVVLLDIDAAAISIVFDGASNGTLGASGEPARRYDELQFVLGEGPCLESVVRRIPILVVDLADPEEARWPAYGPAMLANQIRGVYAIPVVVAGEFVGALDLFRAQPGPLPGDELASAVAAAELAGIPLLDLLDADLQAAVADPHSNAWAELNALSRAEVSQATGMLVAQLEVEPAEALIRLRAHAYATGRSATDVARDILDRRLRLEED; from the coding sequence GTGGCAATCCCCGAGCAACTCCGCGCTGCTGTTCAAGGCCGGCGCGGGGTAGACGCCGCGGACCGCTTGTGCGAGGCCTGTGTGGTCCTACTCGACATTGACGCGGCTGCGATCTCGATCGTCTTCGACGGTGCGAGCAACGGGACACTGGGAGCTAGCGGCGAGCCCGCCCGCAGGTACGACGAACTCCAGTTCGTTCTGGGAGAGGGACCCTGCCTGGAGTCTGTCGTCAGGCGGATCCCGATTCTGGTCGTGGACCTCGCCGATCCCGAGGAGGCACGTTGGCCCGCCTACGGCCCCGCGATGCTTGCCAACCAGATCAGGGGCGTTTATGCCATACCCGTCGTGGTCGCCGGTGAGTTCGTCGGAGCGCTCGACCTGTTCCGCGCGCAGCCGGGTCCGCTGCCAGGCGACGAACTGGCCAGTGCCGTCGCCGCCGCGGAACTCGCGGGCATTCCCCTGCTGGATCTCCTGGACGCAGACCTGCAGGCCGCCGTCGCAGACCCCCACAGCAACGCCTGGGCCGAACTGAACGCGCTGAGTCGCGCGGAGGTCAGCCAGGCAACCGGGATGCTCGTCGCCCAACTCGAAGTGGAGCCGGCCGAGGCGTTGATCCGGCTGCGGGCCCATGCCTACGCCACCGGCCGCAGCGCCACCGACGTCGCCCGAGACATCCTCGACCGGCGTCTGCGGCTCGAGGAGGACTGA
- a CDS encoding fatty acid desaturase family protein, whose product MAITDVPAYAHLSHEDLEAFAADLDAIRSEIAVSRGAKDRAYIVRAIAFQRCLEAAARLVIAASRGRRGWAVGTAALAAAKCIENMELGHNISHGQWDWMNDPEIHSSTWEWDMAGLSSQWRHSHNYRHHVFANVVGVDDDLGFGIMRVTRDDAWRPVALAQPLRAALLALLFEWGVALHCLYSVQEREQTQSGRSAHAKALRRKIARQTCKDYVLFPALSRGRWRRTLGANVVANGLRNVWAYLVIVCGHFTDGAEKFSASVLDGETKAEWYLRQMLGAANFNAGPVMAFMSGNLCYQIEHHLFPDLPSNRYAEIAAQVRALCVTYDLPYTTGPLVRQLLLTVRTICKLALPDRFLFASSDDAPETASENRFRSAGEPVTRSGPGNNTKRRGLSTAILARNNSVGRRSPRSVHR is encoded by the coding sequence ATGGCTATTACCGACGTACCTGCCTACGCACATCTGAGCCACGAAGACCTCGAGGCGTTCGCGGCCGACCTGGACGCGATCCGTTCCGAGATCGCGGTTTCGCGCGGTGCCAAGGATCGGGCATACATCGTGCGCGCGATCGCTTTTCAGCGGTGCCTCGAGGCCGCGGCGCGGCTGGTCATCGCCGCGAGCCGGGGCAGGCGCGGATGGGCCGTCGGGACCGCGGCCCTGGCCGCGGCCAAGTGCATCGAGAACATGGAGCTCGGCCATAACATCAGCCACGGCCAATGGGATTGGATGAACGACCCCGAAATCCATTCCAGTACCTGGGAGTGGGACATGGCAGGTCTCTCGTCGCAGTGGCGGCACTCCCACAACTACCGGCACCACGTCTTCGCGAACGTCGTCGGCGTCGACGACGACCTGGGATTCGGCATCATGCGCGTCACTCGGGACGACGCATGGCGGCCCGTCGCGCTGGCGCAGCCGTTGCGCGCGGCTCTGCTGGCGCTCCTGTTCGAGTGGGGCGTGGCGCTGCACTGCTTGTATTCGGTCCAGGAGCGCGAGCAGACGCAATCCGGCAGATCGGCCCATGCAAAAGCCCTGCGCCGCAAGATCGCTCGGCAGACCTGCAAGGACTATGTGCTGTTCCCGGCACTCAGCCGCGGGCGGTGGCGCCGGACCCTGGGCGCCAACGTGGTGGCCAACGGGCTTCGCAATGTGTGGGCATATCTGGTGATCGTCTGTGGTCACTTCACGGATGGTGCGGAAAAGTTCAGCGCATCGGTCCTCGACGGTGAGACCAAGGCCGAATGGTATCTGCGCCAAATGCTTGGCGCGGCGAACTTCAACGCCGGGCCGGTCATGGCGTTCATGAGCGGAAACCTCTGCTACCAAATCGAACACCACCTCTTCCCCGATCTGCCGAGTAACCGGTATGCCGAGATCGCCGCACAGGTGCGCGCTCTGTGCGTCACATACGACCTGCCGTACACGACCGGTCCGTTGGTCCGCCAGCTCCTGCTCACGGTGCGCACAATCTGCAAGCTGGCGCTCCCGGACCGGTTTCTGTTCGCGTCCTCTGATGACGCGCCGGAAACCGCTTCGGAGAACAGGTTTCGGTCCGCGGGGGAGCCGGTGACACGATCGGGACCCGGCAACAACACAAAGCGACGAGGATTGTCGACGGCGATACTGGCCCGCAACAACTCCGTCGGGCGCCGAAGCCCTCGGTCGGTTCACCGCTGA